A genomic window from Methylorubrum extorquens includes:
- the gltB gene encoding glutamate synthase large subunit codes for MREIPSELSVSVMNGEKAAPSRAGAAPLILRDPALPAAEGAYNPAHERDACGVGFVADMHDRRSHAIVQQGLKILENIDHRGAVGADPTMGDGCGILTQIPHGFFSEECSRLGFELPPAGQYAIGQFFLPKAEDARASIEAIVEKTLADEGLPLLGWRDVPVDSADLGKAVKETEPHHRQVFIGCPASVTDQDAFERRAYIARKVISNQVYGLEDERVKAFYPVSVSSRTIVYKGMVLVHQLGHYYLDLKDPRFVSALALVHQRFATNTFPTWRLSHPYRMVAHNGEINTLRGNVNWMAARQASVDSELFGNDISKLWPISYEGQSDTACFDNALEFLVAGGYSLAHAMMMLIPEAWAGNPLMSEERRAFYEYHAALMEPWDGPAAVAFTDGRQIGATLDRNGLRPARYIVTDDGLVVLASEMGVLPIPDEKIVQSWRLQPGRMLLIDLEKGRIVSDEEIKGELASAHPYAEWVKNTQIVLEELHPIQPRASRTDVPLLDRQQAFGYTQEDLKLLMAPMAVTGQEAVGSMGSDTPLSALSDKPKLLYTYFKQNFAQVTNPPIDPIREEAVMSLVSFIGPRPNLLDMEGASRRKRLEVRQPILTNGDLEKIRSISHFEDRFDTRTLDITYAAESGAGAMEGALDRLCDRAEVAVRGGYNIIILSDRMVGPDRIPIPALLATAAVHNYLIRKGLRTSVGLVVESGEPREVHHFACLAGYGAEAINPYLAFETLIAMKGEFPPDLTNDEIVYRYIKSIDKGLLKVMSKMGISTYQSYCGAQIFDAIGLNSDFVAKDFFGTATTVEGIGMAEVAQETALRHQDAFGDAPIYRNALDVGGEYAYRLRGETHTWTPDTVATLQHAVRLNAAERYREYARLVNEQENHLKTLRGLFRIKTAADLGRQPVDISAVEPASEIVKRFATGAMSYGSISKEAHETLAIAMNSFGGRSNSGEGGEEPRRFITGPDGRSRRSAIKQVASGRFGVTTEYLVNADMMQIKVSQGAKPGEGGQLPGHKVDAKIAKVRYATPGVGLISPPPHHDIYSIEDLAQLIFDLKNVNPAADVSVKLVSEVGVGTVAAGVAKARADHITISGFDGGTGAAPLTSIKHAGGPWETGLAETQQTLVMNGLRGRVALQADGGIRTGKDVMIAVLLGADQIGFSTAPLIAAGCIMMRKCHLNTCPVGVATQDPVLRKRFKGTPEHVINYFFFVAEELRELMAAMGFTKLEDLIGRSDLLDKLEAIEHWKARGLDFSKLFHRPNVGPEVAIRHVETQHHPIDTVLDRRLIAGAEGAIETGEPVILTDVIRNSDRAAGAMLSGAVAKRHGHEGLPDDTIVVKLNGTAGQSFGAWLAAGVTLDLTGHGNDYVGKGLSGGKLIIRPSEALKAPPARTIMAGNTVLYGAIAGECYIRGAAGERFAVRNSGAITVVEGMGDHGCEYMTGGVVVSIGVTGRNFAAGMSGGIAYVLDEDGSFRDRCNLSMVDLEPVEEEDDLMRRFHQDGDLETKGRVDILADMSGHDEERLSQLLTNHMKYTGSPRAKQILDEWAAFRTKFVKVMPVEYRRALREMEMARMPVAAE; via the coding sequence ATGCGTGAAATCCCGTCTGAGCTGTCGGTGTCGGTCATGAACGGCGAGAAAGCCGCGCCGTCGCGCGCCGGCGCCGCGCCGCTGATCCTGCGCGACCCCGCCCTTCCCGCGGCCGAAGGCGCCTACAACCCCGCTCATGAGCGCGACGCCTGCGGCGTCGGCTTCGTCGCGGACATGCACGACCGGCGCAGCCACGCCATCGTCCAGCAGGGTCTCAAGATCCTGGAGAACATCGACCACCGCGGCGCGGTCGGCGCCGACCCGACCATGGGCGATGGCTGCGGCATCCTCACCCAGATCCCGCACGGCTTCTTCTCCGAGGAATGCTCGCGCCTCGGCTTCGAGCTGCCGCCCGCCGGCCAGTACGCCATCGGCCAGTTCTTCCTGCCGAAGGCGGAGGATGCCCGCGCCAGCATCGAGGCGATCGTCGAGAAGACGCTGGCCGACGAGGGCCTGCCGCTGCTGGGCTGGCGCGACGTGCCCGTCGATTCGGCCGATCTCGGCAAGGCCGTGAAGGAGACCGAGCCGCATCACCGGCAGGTCTTCATCGGCTGCCCGGCCAGCGTCACCGATCAGGACGCGTTCGAGCGGCGCGCCTACATCGCCCGCAAGGTGATCTCGAACCAGGTCTACGGCCTCGAAGACGAGCGCGTGAAGGCGTTCTATCCCGTCTCCGTGTCGAGCCGGACCATCGTCTACAAGGGCATGGTGCTCGTACACCAGCTCGGCCACTACTATCTCGACCTCAAGGATCCGCGCTTCGTCTCGGCGCTGGCGCTCGTCCACCAGCGCTTCGCCACCAACACCTTCCCGACCTGGCGCCTGTCGCACCCCTATCGGATGGTCGCGCATAACGGCGAGATCAACACGCTGCGCGGCAACGTGAACTGGATGGCCGCGCGCCAGGCCAGCGTTGATTCCGAGCTGTTCGGCAACGACATCTCGAAGCTCTGGCCGATCTCCTACGAGGGCCAGTCCGACACCGCCTGCTTCGACAACGCCCTCGAATTCCTCGTGGCCGGCGGCTACTCGCTCGCGCACGCGATGATGATGCTGATCCCGGAGGCCTGGGCCGGCAACCCGCTGATGAGCGAGGAGCGGCGCGCCTTCTACGAGTATCACGCCGCCCTGATGGAGCCGTGGGACGGGCCGGCGGCCGTCGCCTTCACCGACGGGCGCCAGATCGGCGCCACCCTCGACCGCAACGGCCTGCGCCCGGCCCGCTACATCGTCACCGATGACGGGCTCGTTGTGCTCGCCTCCGAGATGGGCGTGCTCCCGATCCCCGACGAGAAGATCGTCCAGTCCTGGCGCCTGCAGCCGGGCCGAATGCTGCTGATCGATCTGGAGAAGGGCCGCATTGTCTCCGACGAGGAGATCAAGGGCGAGCTGGCTTCCGCGCACCCCTATGCCGAGTGGGTGAAGAACACCCAGATCGTGCTGGAGGAGCTGCACCCGATCCAGCCGCGGGCCTCGCGCACGGACGTGCCCCTGCTCGATCGCCAGCAGGCCTTCGGCTACACCCAGGAAGACCTCAAGCTGCTCATGGCCCCCATGGCCGTGACCGGCCAGGAGGCCGTCGGCTCGATGGGCTCGGACACGCCGCTCTCGGCGCTCTCCGACAAGCCGAAGCTGCTCTACACCTACTTCAAGCAGAACTTCGCGCAGGTCACGAACCCGCCGATCGACCCGATCCGCGAGGAGGCCGTGATGAGCCTCGTCTCGTTCATCGGACCGCGTCCGAACCTGCTGGATATGGAAGGTGCCTCGCGCCGCAAGCGGCTCGAAGTGCGCCAGCCGATCCTGACCAACGGCGACCTCGAGAAGATCCGCTCGATCTCCCACTTCGAGGACCGCTTCGACACCCGCACCCTCGACATCACCTACGCGGCCGAATCCGGCGCGGGAGCGATGGAGGGTGCGCTCGATCGCCTGTGCGACCGAGCCGAGGTCGCGGTGCGCGGCGGCTACAACATCATCATCCTGTCGGACCGCATGGTCGGGCCGGACCGCATCCCGATCCCGGCTTTGCTCGCGACCGCAGCCGTGCACAACTACCTGATCCGCAAGGGGCTTCGCACCTCGGTCGGCCTCGTGGTCGAGTCGGGCGAGCCGCGCGAGGTGCATCACTTCGCCTGTCTGGCCGGCTACGGCGCGGAGGCCATCAACCCCTATCTCGCCTTCGAGACGCTGATCGCGATGAAGGGCGAATTCCCGCCGGACCTGACCAACGACGAGATCGTCTACCGCTACATCAAGTCGATCGATAAGGGCCTGCTCAAGGTGATGTCCAAGATGGGCATCTCGACCTACCAGTCCTATTGCGGCGCGCAGATCTTCGACGCGATCGGCCTGAACTCGGATTTCGTGGCCAAGGACTTCTTCGGCACGGCGACGACGGTCGAGGGCATCGGCATGGCCGAGGTCGCCCAGGAGACGGCGCTTCGCCACCAGGATGCCTTCGGGGACGCCCCGATCTACCGCAACGCGCTCGATGTCGGCGGCGAGTACGCCTACCGCCTGCGCGGCGAGACCCACACCTGGACGCCCGACACCGTTGCGACGCTGCAGCACGCGGTGCGCCTCAATGCTGCCGAGCGCTACCGTGAATACGCCCGGCTGGTGAACGAGCAGGAGAACCACCTCAAGACCCTGCGCGGCCTGTTCCGGATCAAGACCGCCGCCGATCTCGGCCGCCAGCCGGTCGACATCTCGGCGGTCGAGCCGGCCTCCGAGATCGTCAAGCGCTTCGCCACGGGCGCAATGTCCTACGGGTCGATCTCGAAGGAGGCGCACGAGACGCTGGCGATCGCCATGAACTCGTTCGGCGGTCGCTCGAACTCGGGTGAGGGCGGCGAGGAGCCGCGCCGGTTCATCACCGGTCCGGACGGGCGTTCGCGCCGCTCGGCGATCAAGCAGGTCGCCTCGGGCCGCTTCGGCGTCACCACCGAGTATCTCGTCAACGCCGACATGATGCAGATCAAGGTCTCGCAGGGCGCCAAGCCCGGCGAGGGCGGACAGCTGCCCGGCCATAAGGTCGATGCCAAGATCGCCAAGGTCCGCTACGCGACCCCGGGCGTTGGCCTGATCTCGCCGCCGCCGCACCACGACATCTACTCGATCGAGGATCTGGCCCAGCTCATCTTCGACCTGAAGAACGTGAACCCGGCTGCCGACGTCTCAGTGAAGCTGGTCTCCGAGGTCGGCGTCGGCACGGTCGCGGCGGGCGTCGCCAAGGCGCGCGCGGACCACATCACGATCTCGGGCTTCGACGGCGGAACGGGTGCCGCCCCGCTCACCTCGATCAAGCACGCGGGCGGACCCTGGGAGACGGGTCTGGCCGAGACGCAGCAGACGCTGGTGATGAACGGCCTGCGCGGCCGTGTCGCGCTCCAGGCCGACGGTGGCATCCGCACCGGCAAGGACGTGATGATCGCGGTGCTGCTCGGCGCCGACCAGATCGGCTTCTCGACCGCGCCGCTGATCGCGGCCGGCTGCATCATGATGCGCAAGTGCCACCTCAACACCTGCCCCGTGGGTGTCGCGACCCAGGACCCGGTGCTGAGGAAGCGCTTCAAGGGCACACCGGAGCACGTCATCAACTACTTCTTTTTCGTGGCCGAAGAGCTGCGGGAGTTGATGGCGGCGATGGGCTTCACGAAGTTGGAGGACCTGATCGGCCGCTCCGACCTCCTCGACAAGCTCGAGGCGATCGAGCACTGGAAGGCCCGCGGCCTCGATTTCTCGAAGCTGTTCCACCGGCCGAATGTCGGGCCGGAGGTGGCGATCCGTCACGTCGAGACGCAGCACCACCCGATCGATACGGTGCTCGACCGCCGCCTGATCGCGGGCGCCGAAGGGGCCATCGAGACCGGCGAGCCGGTGATCCTCACCGATGTGATCCGCAACTCGGATCGCGCGGCGGGCGCCATGCTCTCCGGCGCGGTGGCCAAGCGCCACGGCCATGAAGGGCTTCCCGACGACACCATCGTGGTCAAGCTCAACGGCACCGCCGGGCAGAGCTTCGGCGCATGGCTCGCCGCGGGCGTCACCCTCGACCTCACCGGCCACGGCAACGACTATGTCGGCAAGGGCCTGTCGGGCGGCAAGCTGATCATCCGTCCGAGCGAGGCGCTGAAGGCGCCCCCCGCCCGCACGATCATGGCCGGCAACACCGTGCTCTACGGCGCGATCGCGGGCGAGTGCTACATCCGCGGTGCGGCGGGCGAACGCTTCGCCGTGCGCAACTCGGGCGCCATCACGGTCGTCGAAGGCATGGGCGACCATGGCTGCGAGTACATGACCGGCGGCGTGGTGGTCTCCATCGGCGTGACGGGGCGCAACTTCGCGGCCGGCATGTCCGGCGGCATCGCCTACGTGCTCGACGAGGACGGTTCGTTCCGCGACCGCTGCAACCTGTCGATGGTCGATCTGGAGCCGGTCGAGGAGGAGGACGACCTCATGCGCCGCTTCCACCAGGACGGCGACCTGGAGACCAAGGGCCGGGTCGACATCCTCGCGGACATGTCGGGCCATGACGAGGAGCGCCTGTCGCAGCTCCTCACCAACCACATGAAGTATACGGGTTCGCCGAGGGCCAAGCAGATCCTCGACGAGTGGGCGGCGTTCCGCACCAAGTTCGTCAAGGTGATGCCGGTCGAGTACCGCCGGGCGCTGCGCGAGATGGAAATGGCGCGCATGCCGGTGGCGGCGGAGTAA
- the fdhD gene encoding formate dehydrogenase accessory sulfurtransferase FdhD has product MQDVGGKPQREAGDDFGAGEPATSVKVGTFVVAYDAPEARPDSRALAVEMPVNVVYGTVPYAVMMLTPADLEDFAYGFSLTEGVIEAPDEIRGVTVEPGEGGLRLLVDLAPGRLREHLARKRAISGRTGCGVCGIEDLAALPIARPRSGTGPQVTLAAIQTALTALSDRQRLNRETRAVHAAGWADLDGSLLAVREDVGRHNALDKCIGALLRQGVRPDEGFLVITSRCSFEMAEKAASLGASVLVAISAPTSLAIERARCHDMTLCAIARSDTLTVFSGRERLILTGEGG; this is encoded by the coding sequence ATGCAGGACGTCGGCGGAAAACCTCAACGAGAAGCCGGGGATGACTTCGGCGCGGGCGAACCCGCGACGTCGGTCAAGGTCGGAACATTCGTCGTTGCCTACGACGCGCCCGAGGCGCGGCCCGATTCCCGCGCGCTGGCCGTGGAGATGCCGGTCAACGTCGTCTACGGCACCGTGCCCTACGCCGTGATGATGCTGACGCCGGCCGATCTCGAGGATTTCGCCTACGGCTTCAGCCTGACCGAGGGCGTGATCGAGGCGCCCGACGAGATCCGCGGCGTCACCGTCGAGCCCGGCGAGGGTGGCCTGAGGCTGCTGGTCGATCTGGCTCCGGGGCGGCTTCGCGAGCATCTTGCCCGCAAGCGCGCGATCAGCGGACGCACCGGCTGCGGCGTTTGCGGCATCGAGGATCTCGCCGCCCTGCCGATTGCCCGGCCCCGCTCCGGCACGGGCCCACAGGTGACGCTGGCGGCGATCCAGACGGCGCTGACCGCCCTATCGGACCGTCAGAGGCTCAACCGGGAGACGCGCGCGGTCCACGCGGCCGGATGGGCGGACCTCGACGGTTCGCTGCTGGCGGTGCGCGAGGATGTCGGCCGCCACAATGCTTTGGATAAGTGCATCGGCGCGTTGCTGCGCCAGGGCGTGCGGCCGGACGAGGGCTTTCTCGTCATCACCAGCCGTTGCTCCTTCGAGATGGCGGAGAAGGCCGCGAGCCTCGGCGCCTCCGTGCTGGTGGCGATCTCAGCGCCGACCTCGCTCGCGATCGAGCGGGCGCGCTGCCACGACATGACGCTCTGCGCCATCGCCCGCTCGGACACGCTGACCGTGTTCTCGGGGCGCGAGCGGCTGATCCTGACCGGGGAGGGCGGCTGA
- the coxB gene encoding cytochrome c oxidase subunit II, giving the protein MRTTQAQHRLSWGLAAFGALLGSSSSALAAGIGQPEPWQMSRQIPVTAEAADLLSFEHGLHWIAFAISVFVLGLILYCIFKFNEKTNPTPSRTTHNTAIEVAWTIIPVLILVAVAIPSFRTLRTQLSDPKADIVVKVVGHAWYWSYVYPAEGDKGGFTFDANVDEEQQPKLLATDNDMVIPVGKVVKVQVTSDDVIHSWAIPSFGGKIDAIPGRLNQWWFKADREGTYHGQCSELCGARHAYMPITVRVVSEQAYAEWLTEAKTKYAAIDNGARLADAR; this is encoded by the coding sequence ATGCGGACGACGCAGGCGCAACATCGGTTATCGTGGGGGCTCGCCGCGTTCGGCGCTCTCCTCGGTTCGTCCTCCTCCGCTCTCGCGGCCGGCATCGGTCAGCCCGAGCCGTGGCAGATGAGCCGCCAGATACCGGTCACGGCCGAGGCCGCTGACCTCCTCAGCTTCGAGCACGGACTGCACTGGATTGCGTTCGCGATCTCGGTCTTCGTTCTCGGTCTCATTCTCTACTGCATCTTCAAGTTCAACGAGAAGACGAACCCCACGCCGTCGCGCACCACGCACAACACGGCGATCGAGGTGGCCTGGACCATCATCCCGGTCCTGATCCTCGTGGCGGTGGCGATCCCCTCGTTCCGCACCCTGCGCACGCAGCTTTCGGACCCGAAGGCCGACATCGTGGTCAAGGTGGTCGGCCACGCGTGGTACTGGTCCTACGTCTACCCGGCCGAGGGCGACAAGGGCGGCTTCACCTTCGACGCGAACGTCGATGAGGAGCAGCAGCCGAAGCTGCTCGCGACCGACAACGACATGGTCATCCCGGTCGGCAAAGTCGTGAAGGTGCAGGTCACCTCCGACGACGTCATCCACTCCTGGGCGATCCCCTCCTTCGGCGGCAAGATCGACGCGATCCCCGGCCGTCTGAACCAGTGGTGGTTCAAGGCCGACCGCGAGGGCACCTATCACGGCCAGTGCTCCGAGCTGTGCGGCGCCCGCCACGCCTACATGCCGATCACCGTGCGCGTGGTCAGCGAGCAGGCCTATGCCGAATGGCTGACCGAGGCGAAGACCAAGTACGCCGCGATCGACAACGGCGCGCGCCTCGCGGACGCCCGCTGA
- the ctaD gene encoding cytochrome c oxidase subunit I — MATATAHAGHDAHHDHKPSFFSRWFLSTNHKDIGTLYLIFAFMAGIIGAFLSFGIRMEMEEPGLQYFSNPATYNVFVTGHGLIMVFFMVMPALIGGFGNWFVPLMIGAPDMAFPRMNNVSFWLTVSGFACLLCSLFVEGSPGASGAGTGWTVYPPLSSSAGHPGPAVDFAIFSLHLAGAGSILGAINFITTILNMRAPGMTLHKMPLFAWAELVTAFLLLLSLPVLAGAITMLLTDRNFGTTFFDPAGGGDPVLYQHLFWFFGHPEVYVMILPAFGIVSHIIATFSRKPVFGYLAMAYAMVAIGVVGFVVWAHHMYTVGLSLQTQSYFVFATMVIAVPTGVKIFSWIATMWGGSIRFTAAMHWAVGFIFLFTVGGVTGVVLANSSVDKYLHDTYYVVAHFHYVLSLGAVFIIFAGIYYWFPKMTGHVIPEWAGKLHFWLAFIGANVLFFPMHFLGLAGMPRRYADYPEAFAGWHKVATLGGHVFALSMIVFVIGIVLAFRSKTRAADNPWGEGATTLEWTLSSPPPFHQFETLPKIVDEPAH, encoded by the coding sequence ATGGCCACCGCCACAGCACATGCCGGGCATGACGCCCACCACGACCACAAGCCCTCCTTCTTCTCCCGCTGGTTCCTCTCGACGAACCACAAGGACATCGGCACGCTCTACCTGATCTTCGCCTTCATGGCGGGCATCATCGGCGCGTTCCTGTCGTTCGGCATCCGCATGGAGATGGAAGAGCCGGGGCTCCAGTACTTCTCCAACCCGGCGACCTACAACGTGTTCGTCACCGGCCACGGCCTCATCATGGTGTTCTTCATGGTGATGCCCGCCCTCATCGGCGGCTTCGGCAACTGGTTCGTCCCGCTGATGATCGGCGCGCCGGACATGGCCTTCCCGCGGATGAACAACGTCTCGTTCTGGCTGACGGTGTCGGGCTTCGCCTGCCTGCTCTGCTCGCTGTTCGTCGAGGGCTCGCCCGGCGCCAGCGGCGCGGGCACCGGCTGGACCGTCTACCCGCCGCTCTCCTCCTCGGCCGGCCACCCCGGCCCGGCGGTCGATTTCGCGATCTTCTCGCTCCACCTCGCCGGTGCGGGCTCGATCCTCGGCGCGATCAACTTCATCACCACCATCCTCAACATGCGCGCCCCCGGCATGACGCTGCACAAGATGCCGCTGTTTGCCTGGGCCGAGCTGGTCACCGCCTTCCTGCTGCTCCTGTCGCTCCCGGTTCTGGCCGGCGCGATCACAATGCTGCTCACCGACCGCAACTTCGGCACCACCTTCTTCGATCCGGCCGGCGGCGGCGATCCGGTGCTCTACCAGCACCTGTTCTGGTTCTTCGGTCACCCCGAAGTGTACGTGATGATCCTGCCGGCCTTCGGCATCGTCTCGCACATCATCGCCACCTTCTCGCGCAAGCCCGTCTTCGGCTACCTCGCCATGGCCTACGCCATGGTCGCCATCGGCGTCGTCGGCTTCGTCGTGTGGGCCCACCACATGTACACCGTCGGCCTGTCGCTCCAGACGCAGTCCTACTTCGTCTTCGCGACCATGGTGATCGCGGTGCCGACCGGCGTGAAGATCTTCTCCTGGATCGCGACGATGTGGGGCGGTTCGATCCGCTTCACCGCGGCGATGCACTGGGCGGTGGGCTTCATCTTCCTGTTCACGGTCGGCGGCGTCACCGGCGTCGTGCTCGCGAACTCCTCGGTCGATAAGTACCTGCACGACACCTATTACGTCGTGGCGCACTTCCACTACGTGCTCTCGCTCGGCGCCGTGTTCATCATCTTCGCCGGTATCTACTACTGGTTCCCGAAGATGACCGGCCACGTCATCCCGGAATGGGCGGGCAAGCTGCACTTCTGGCTGGCCTTCATCGGTGCGAACGTCCTGTTCTTCCCGATGCACTTCCTGGGTCTGGCCGGCATGCCGCGTCGCTACGCCGACTATCCGGAGGCCTTCGCCGGCTGGCACAAGGTCGCGACGCTCGGCGGTCACGTCTTCGCCCTGAGCATGATCGTGTTCGTCATCGGCATCGTCCTGGCCTTCCGCTCCAAGACCCGCGCTGCGGACAATCCGTGGGGCGAGGGTGCCACCACCCTGGAATGGACCCTCTCCTCGCCCCCGCCCTTCCACCAGTTCGAGACGCTCCCCAAGATCGTCGACGAGCCGGCCCACTAA
- a CDS encoding heme o synthase, giving the protein MTSLSNSLSADAGTASFSPAAGGEVSDFFALLKPRVMVLVIFTALVGMVVSDATVNPVIAAISLLMIAVGAGASGCLNMWWDADIDALMTRTAKRPIPDGRIRPDEALAFGIVLSVGSVLILGLASNWLAAGLLAFTIVFYAVIYSMWLKRATAQNIVIGGAAGALPPVVGQAAVTGHVGIESLVLFAIIFIWTPPHFWALALVKSGEYARAGIPMMPNVAGPDSTRRQIVWYSLVLAPLALVPVWLGFGGWLYAVVGVLGGIGMLAGAVQVYRLREGEPERKAAMGLFAFSILYLFLLFSALLAEQGLGLFRAVAA; this is encoded by the coding sequence ATGACGAGCCTGTCGAACAGCCTGAGCGCCGACGCCGGCACCGCGTCGTTCTCCCCCGCCGCGGGGGGCGAGGTTTCCGACTTCTTCGCCCTGCTGAAGCCGCGGGTGATGGTGCTCGTCATCTTCACCGCGCTCGTCGGCATGGTGGTCTCGGATGCCACCGTGAACCCGGTGATCGCGGCGATCTCGCTGTTGATGATCGCCGTCGGGGCCGGCGCCTCGGGCTGCCTCAACATGTGGTGGGACGCCGACATCGACGCGCTGATGACCCGCACCGCCAAGCGTCCGATCCCAGATGGGCGCATCCGCCCCGACGAGGCCCTGGCCTTCGGCATCGTCCTGTCGGTCGGCTCGGTGCTGATCCTCGGGCTTGCCTCGAACTGGCTCGCCGCGGGGCTTCTCGCCTTCACCATCGTGTTCTACGCCGTGATCTACTCGATGTGGCTTAAGCGGGCGACCGCGCAGAACATCGTCATCGGTGGTGCCGCCGGTGCCCTCCCCCCGGTGGTGGGCCAGGCGGCAGTGACCGGTCATGTCGGCATCGAGTCGCTGGTGCTGTTCGCGATCATCTTCATCTGGACGCCGCCGCATTTCTGGGCGCTGGCGCTCGTGAAGAGCGGAGAATACGCCCGCGCCGGCATCCCGATGATGCCGAACGTCGCCGGCCCGGATTCCACCCGCCGCCAGATCGTGTGGTACTCCCTGGTCCTCGCACCACTGGCTCTCGTGCCGGTTTGGCTCGGCTTCGGCGGCTGGCTCTACGCCGTTGTCGGCGTGCTCGGCGGGATCGGCATGCTGGCGGGCGCGGTGCAGGTCTACCGGCTGCGCGAGGGTGAGCCCGAGCGCAAGGCGGCGATGGGCCTGTTCGCCTTCTCCATCCTCTACCTGTTCCTGCTCTTCTCGGCGCTGCTCGCCGAGCAGGGGCTCGGATTGTTCCGCGCGGTCGCAGCGTGA
- a CDS encoding cytochrome c oxidase assembly protein, with translation MTNVGERQKQAVRGTRWTVLACAGVVLGMGGLAAVSAPLYSMFCKATGFNGTPLVGAAPSAPTGEALAPVTVRFDTNVSKNLSWRFQPEQSRVEAVPGQTATVFFKVTNTGPAASTGIAVFNVQPDLMGSFFVKVQCFCFDEHTLQPGESAEFPLVFYVDPALRKDPDIGELSEMTLSYTYYPSKNGAPVAEVAKPAATRNF, from the coding sequence ATGACGAATGTGGGTGAGAGGCAGAAACAGGCGGTGCGCGGCACGCGCTGGACCGTGCTTGCCTGTGCGGGCGTCGTGCTCGGCATGGGCGGCCTCGCCGCCGTCTCGGCGCCGCTCTACTCCATGTTCTGCAAGGCGACCGGCTTCAACGGCACGCCGCTCGTCGGCGCCGCGCCCTCCGCGCCGACGGGCGAGGCACTCGCCCCGGTGACCGTCCGTTTCGACACCAACGTGTCGAAGAACCTGTCCTGGCGCTTCCAGCCGGAGCAGTCGCGGGTCGAGGCCGTGCCCGGCCAGACGGCGACCGTGTTCTTCAAGGTGACGAATACCGGCCCCGCTGCCTCGACCGGCATCGCCGTGTTCAACGTGCAGCCGGACCTAATGGGCAGCTTCTTCGTCAAGGTGCAGTGCTTCTGCTTCGACGAGCACACGTTGCAGCCGGGCGAATCGGCCGAATTCCCGCTGGTGTTCTACGTCGATCCGGCCCTGCGCAAGGATCCGGACATCGGCGAACTCTCGGAGATGACGCTGTCCTACACCTACTACCCTTCGAAGAACGGTGCGCCGGTGGCCGAGGTGGCCAAACCCGCCGCCACGCGCAACTTTTGA
- a CDS encoding cytochrome c oxidase subunit 3 — translation MAGAHAKNHDYHIINPSPWPLLGAFSGFLMAFGAVFWMKGLSAGGLAIGPYVFGAGTLGVLYTMLSWWRDVTHEANSGDHTRVVQLHHRYGMIMFIASEVMFFVAWFWAYFEAAIYTADPIQPQRVEFTGGMWPPKGIEAFDPWHLPLLNTLILLTSGTTVTWAHHALLHGDRKGLKYGLWLTIILGVLFTACQAYEYAHAHFGFSGSIYSATFFMATGFHGAHVIIGTIFLAVCLLRTYQGDFTPKQHLGFEFAAWYWHFVDVVWLFLFAAIYVWGAGAGGAAH, via the coding sequence ATGGCCGGGGCGCACGCCAAGAACCACGACTACCACATCATCAACCCGAGCCCGTGGCCGCTGCTGGGCGCGTTCTCCGGGTTCCTGATGGCGTTCGGCGCCGTCTTCTGGATGAAGGGTCTCTCCGCGGGCGGCCTCGCCATCGGCCCCTACGTGTTCGGCGCCGGCACGCTCGGCGTGCTCTACACCATGCTATCGTGGTGGCGCGACGTCACCCACGAGGCGAATTCCGGCGACCACACCCGCGTCGTCCAGCTCCATCACCGCTACGGCATGATCATGTTCATCGCCTCCGAGGTGATGTTCTTCGTGGCGTGGTTCTGGGCCTATTTCGAGGCCGCGATCTACACCGCCGACCCGATCCAGCCGCAGCGCGTCGAGTTCACCGGCGGCATGTGGCCGCCGAAGGGCATCGAAGCCTTCGACCCCTGGCACCTGCCGCTCCTCAACACCCTGATCCTGCTCACCTCGGGCACCACCGTGACCTGGGCCCACCACGCCCTGCTGCACGGCGACCGCAAGGGCCTGAAGTACGGCCTGTGGCTGACCATCATCCTCGGTGTGCTGTTCACCGCCTGCCAAGCCTACGAGTACGCCCACGCCCATTTCGGCTTCTCGGGCTCGATCTACTCGGCGACCTTCTTCATGGCGACGGGCTTCCACGGCGCCCACGTCATCATCGGCACGATCTTCCTGGCCGTCTGCCTGCTGCGCACCTACCAGGGTGACTTCACCCCCAAGCAGCATCTCGGCTTCGAGTTCGCCGCTTGGTACTGGCACTTCGTCGACGTGGTGTGGCTGTTCCTGTTCGCCGCCATCTACGTCTGGGGCGCCGGCGCCGGCGGCGCGGCCCACTGA
- a CDS encoding DUF983 domain-containing protein yields MSRTATNPPPSPIATGLRGRCPACGEGHLFKGFLAVKPACEACGQDFSAFDSADGPAFFVMSITGFVVVGMALWMEITYEPPVWVHALVAGSLAIGLSLALVRPLKGLLAAVQFANKAAQGRFR; encoded by the coding sequence TTGAGCCGAACCGCCACGAATCCGCCCCCCTCCCCGATCGCGACGGGCCTGCGCGGGCGCTGCCCCGCCTGCGGCGAGGGCCATCTGTTCAAGGGCTTCCTCGCCGTGAAGCCCGCCTGCGAGGCCTGCGGCCAGGACTTCTCCGCGTTCGATTCCGCGGACGGTCCGGCCTTCTTCGTGATGTCGATCACCGGCTTCGTCGTCGTCGGCATGGCCCTGTGGATGGAGATCACCTACGAGCCGCCGGTCTGGGTCCACGCCCTCGTTGCCGGCAGCCTCGCTATAGGCCTGAGCTTGGCTCTGGTGCGCCCGCTCAAGGGGCTGCTCGCGGCAGTCCAGTTCGCCAACAAGGCCGCGCAGGGGCGCTTCCGCTAG